Proteins from a genomic interval of Pseudodesulfovibrio nedwellii:
- the hydG gene encoding [FeFe] hydrogenase H-cluster radical SAM maturase HydG, translating into MKQDSTLGTGLENFIDDTVIRSEMEKAENPDPGLVRDILAKGLERKGLTPFEAAVLLKNTNKELDEEIFQTAMTIKKGIYGNRLVLFAPLYISNECVNQCAYCGFKATNKDLERRTLTPEAIHEEVTVLEDQGHKRLLLVYGEHPKYNAEWIAQTVRDVYSVTSAKSGEIRRVNINCAPLDVEGFKTLHEVGIGTYQCFQETYHVPTYEKVHMAGRKTDYLWRLHAMHRAQEAGIDDVGMGALFGLYDTTYEVLGLLHHALQLERDWGVGPHTISFPRLEPALGSDMSYNPPYPTTDHEFKKIVAVLRIAVPYTGLILTTRETAEFRAELLQMGVSQISAGSRTYPGAYSDPEYDRPGVQQFCVGDSRSLDEVIRSIAGEHDYVPSWCTACYRLGRTGEHFMELAKTGFIQNFCLPNGILTFKEYLMDYASEETKKAGEALIAREIEGYADLKQKKVLTDRLTRIEAGERDLYL; encoded by the coding sequence ATGAAACAGGACAGTACGTTAGGCACCGGTTTGGAAAATTTTATCGACGATACCGTTATCCGTTCCGAAATGGAAAAAGCGGAAAACCCCGATCCGGGACTGGTCCGGGATATTCTTGCCAAAGGGTTGGAGCGCAAAGGACTCACCCCGTTTGAAGCCGCTGTTTTGTTAAAGAACACGAACAAAGAACTGGATGAGGAAATTTTCCAAACCGCCATGACAATTAAAAAGGGCATTTATGGTAACCGACTGGTGCTTTTCGCCCCTCTGTACATTTCGAATGAATGTGTCAATCAGTGCGCATATTGTGGTTTCAAGGCCACTAACAAGGATCTGGAGCGCAGGACACTTACACCCGAAGCAATCCATGAGGAAGTGACAGTTCTGGAAGATCAAGGGCACAAACGCCTGTTACTCGTGTACGGCGAGCACCCCAAATACAATGCCGAGTGGATTGCCCAGACTGTTCGCGACGTTTACTCCGTGACCTCGGCAAAAAGCGGTGAAATCCGCCGGGTCAATATCAACTGTGCGCCGCTGGATGTTGAAGGCTTCAAAACGCTGCATGAAGTCGGTATTGGCACCTACCAGTGTTTTCAAGAAACATACCACGTACCAACATATGAAAAGGTCCACATGGCAGGTCGCAAGACGGACTATCTGTGGAGATTGCACGCCATGCACCGCGCTCAGGAGGCCGGTATTGACGATGTCGGTATGGGTGCGCTTTTCGGACTGTATGACACCACGTACGAAGTTCTGGGACTTCTCCATCATGCCCTTCAGCTTGAAAGGGATTGGGGAGTCGGGCCTCACACTATCTCCTTCCCTAGACTAGAGCCAGCCCTTGGATCGGATATGTCCTACAACCCGCCGTATCCGACCACTGACCATGAATTCAAGAAAATCGTGGCCGTCCTTCGCATAGCCGTCCCGTATACCGGCCTGATACTGACCACCCGCGAAACTGCCGAATTCCGAGCCGAACTCTTGCAAATGGGTGTTTCTCAGATTTCCGCAGGTTCCCGCACCTACCCCGGCGCATACAGCGACCCGGAATATGACAGACCCGGCGTCCAGCAATTCTGTGTTGGTGACAGTCGCAGTCTGGATGAAGTCATCCGTTCCATCGCAGGTGAACACGACTATGTCCCGTCCTGGTGTACAGCCTGTTATCGCCTGGGCCGCACAGGTGAGCATTTCATGGAACTGGCAAAAACAGGTTTCATCCAGAACTTCTGTCTGCCGAACGGGATACTCACCTTCAAAGAATACCTTATGGATTACGCTTCCGAAGAGACCAAAAAAGCGGGAGAAGCTCTCATTGCCCGTGAAATTGAAGGATACGCTGATCTCAAACAGAAAAAAGTACTTACGGACAGGCTCACTCGTATCGAAGCAGGTGAAAGAGACTTGTATCTCTAA
- a CDS encoding TM1266 family iron-only hydrogenase system putative regulator: protein MTEKGIRMEKRLGIIGIIIKDRFKAAPAVNDILSDHGEIIVGRMGLPFKDRGVNIIDLIIEATTDEVGALTGKLGMLDGVQVKSLLV from the coding sequence ATGACCGAAAAAGGAATTCGTATGGAAAAGCGATTGGGAATTATCGGCATCATCATCAAAGACAGGTTCAAAGCAGCCCCAGCGGTAAACGATATACTCAGCGACCATGGAGAAATTATCGTTGGACGCATGGGCCTGCCTTTCAAAGACAGAGGCGTGAACATCATCGATCTGATCATTGAAGCGACCACCGACGAAGTTGGAGCCCTGACGGGCAAACTCGGCATGCTCGATGGCGTTCAAGTCAAATCACTATTGGTATAA
- a CDS encoding iron hydrogenase small subunit, which yields MIMNRRGFIKACGIMTGYAVLGMNITKEAVASSMSFVGLRQKSVYDADANSKIYAIRKSQDNPMIKKIYDKKDGFLHEGPCGHMSHHLLHTHYIDRSAKIAILKDKGFKLNF from the coding sequence ATGATAATGAACAGACGCGGTTTCATCAAAGCCTGCGGTATCATGACCGGATACGCCGTACTTGGGATGAACATCACAAAAGAAGCTGTAGCTAGCTCCATGAGTTTCGTAGGACTGCGCCAAAAATCCGTATATGATGCTGACGCCAACTCCAAGATTTACGCGATCAGGAAGTCTCAGGACAATCCCATGATCAAGAAAATCTACGACAAGAAAGACGGCTTCCTGCACGAAGGCCCGTGTGGACACATGTCCCACCACCTACTGCACACGCATTATATTGATCGTAGCGCAAAGATTGCCATCCTCAAAGATAAAGGCTTCAAGTTAAACTTCTAA
- a CDS encoding [FeFe] hydrogenase, group A, whose product MKLIEGVMYQNNAPKGVDPDSIYFVQVDATKCEACGSCEEVCATGAIQSINEDGIRQVVDPAACMNCGQCLTSCPYGAIYEGVSYVDEVFEKLKAPDTIVVSMPAPAVRYGLGECFGAATGTYVGGKMHTALRQLGFNYIWDNEFTADVTIMEEGTELIQRVQEQGKEGARPLPQFTSCCPGWVKFTETFYPDLMPNLSSCKSPIGMLGPLAKTYGAHETHTEAKKIYTVSIMPCIAKKYEGLRPELADSGFRDTDATINTRELAYMIKTAGINFNSLPDQKPDAVLGDSTGAATIFGTSGGVMEAALRLAYEVLSGKKLSDPNIKVVRTHEGINTADVKVPGFGTVKIAVASGLDNAAKLCDEVRAGKSPYHFIEIMTCPGGCVNGGGQPLDPEIQASLFRSTVAQINKRFRARKVTA is encoded by the coding sequence ATGAAACTGATTGAAGGCGTCATGTACCAAAACAACGCACCCAAGGGGGTCGACCCGGACAGCATCTACTTTGTCCAAGTTGATGCCACAAAGTGTGAAGCCTGCGGTTCATGCGAAGAAGTTTGCGCCACTGGTGCAATCCAATCCATTAATGAAGACGGTATTCGTCAAGTTGTTGATCCGGCAGCCTGCATGAACTGCGGACAGTGCCTGACCAGTTGTCCGTATGGCGCCATCTACGAAGGCGTTTCATATGTCGACGAAGTCTTTGAAAAACTCAAAGCCCCTGACACTATCGTCGTGTCCATGCCCGCTCCGGCCGTTCGCTATGGTCTGGGTGAGTGCTTTGGCGCTGCGACCGGTACCTATGTCGGCGGGAAAATGCACACGGCATTACGCCAGCTCGGCTTCAACTACATCTGGGATAACGAGTTTACCGCTGACGTGACCATCATGGAAGAAGGCACCGAACTCATTCAGCGTGTTCAGGAACAGGGCAAGGAAGGCGCACGCCCCCTGCCTCAGTTCACGTCCTGCTGTCCCGGTTGGGTCAAGTTCACCGAAACCTTCTACCCGGACCTGATGCCAAATCTGTCCAGTTGTAAATCACCCATCGGCATGTTGGGACCTCTGGCCAAGACATACGGCGCACATGAAACGCACACCGAAGCCAAGAAGATCTACACGGTATCCATCATGCCCTGTATCGCCAAGAAATATGAAGGCCTCAGACCGGAACTGGCCGACAGTGGCTTCCGGGACACTGATGCTACCATCAATACCCGCGAACTGGCGTACATGATCAAGACTGCGGGCATCAACTTCAACAGCCTGCCAGATCAGAAACCCGATGCGGTTCTGGGCGACTCCACCGGCGCAGCCACCATTTTCGGCACCAGCGGCGGCGTCATGGAAGCGGCCCTCAGGCTGGCCTATGAAGTGCTTTCCGGCAAGAAATTGAGCGACCCAAACATCAAGGTCGTTCGTACCCACGAAGGCATCAACACCGCTGACGTCAAGGTACCCGGTTTCGGCACCGTAAAAATCGCCGTGGCAAGTGGACTCGATAACGCCGCCAAGCTCTGCGATGAAGTCAGGGCCGGCAAATCGCCATACCACTTCATTGAAATCATGACCTGTCCCGGCGGTTGTGTGAACGGTGGAGGTCAGCCTCTTGATCCAGAAATTCAGGCCTCCCTGTTCAGAAGCACGGTAGCCCAGATTAATAAACGCTTCCGAGCACGTAAGGTCACGGCATAA
- a CDS encoding nitrite reductase, whose translation MTSIVSEPVTVMPIERKDGTYALRLCLNQGLLTPGMTRSVMEIMETYPGVTLRATTGQRMNLEGVPKGKLDEIVSTLGVSIPKCPPGVSVCPGGELCKYGQQNTREMGDRLLEVVKANGPYPFKVKSGVSGCGMACSLSFVRDIGLVGIAKGWNVIYGGSARHRAAPGLRLAKGVSDDEALAIIAKALVYYRDTAKKGERIGMMVRRLGHDVVADALK comes from the coding sequence ATGACTTCTATAGTTTCTGAACCAGTGACTGTTATGCCCATAGAGCGGAAGGACGGTACCTATGCCCTCCGTCTTTGTCTTAATCAGGGGTTGCTGACTCCCGGTATGACCAGAAGTGTTATGGAAATCATGGAGACGTATCCCGGTGTGACGCTTCGCGCCACCACCGGCCAGCGTATGAATTTGGAAGGAGTTCCCAAGGGAAAACTTGACGAAATCGTGTCCACTCTCGGCGTGTCGATTCCCAAGTGTCCCCCCGGTGTTTCTGTTTGTCCGGGCGGTGAACTGTGTAAATATGGTCAGCAGAATACCCGTGAGATGGGCGACCGTCTGCTTGAGGTGGTCAAGGCCAATGGCCCGTATCCTTTCAAGGTAAAGAGTGGCGTTTCGGGTTGTGGCATGGCCTGTAGCTTGAGCTTTGTGCGTGATATCGGTCTTGTGGGAATTGCCAAGGGGTGGAACGTTATTTATGGCGGTTCTGCTCGCCACCGTGCTGCCCCCGGCTTGCGCCTCGCTAAAGGGGTTTCGGACGATGAAGCATTGGCTATCATCGCAAAAGCACTGGTTTATTATCGTGATACCGCCAAAAAAGGTGAACGCATCGGGATGATGGTACGTCGATTGGGTCACGATGTTGTGGCTGACGCCCTGAAATAA